In Arthrobacter sp. SLBN-112, a genomic segment contains:
- a CDS encoding glycine betaine/L-proline ABC transporter ATP-binding protein, producing MNNPAISVRDLWKVFGPGGEKIPGNRDLSALSSAELLERTSCVAAVRNLSFDVAKGEVFVVMGLSGSGKSTLIRCLTRLIEPTSGQVLVDGNDVLQAGVAELRELRRRKVSMVFQHFGLLPHRTVLDNVSYGLQIRGTAKNERHTKAREIIELVGLKGYEQHYPDQLSGGMQQRVGLGRALAGDPDTILFDEPFSALDPLIRRDMQAEVIRLHKEMGKTMVFVTHDLAEALKLGDRILIMRNGEPVQCGTGDDLVGSPADKYIEDFVSEVPRADVLTLKWITRPLADTTPRDAAVLNSRMIIRDAIPAVMHSSCPVLVEEGGRITGQIDRDSILSVLQPAEAAA from the coding sequence ATGAACAACCCCGCCATCTCAGTTCGCGACCTTTGGAAGGTCTTCGGACCAGGGGGAGAGAAGATCCCGGGAAACCGGGATCTATCTGCCCTTAGCTCTGCAGAATTGCTTGAACGCACCAGCTGCGTTGCCGCGGTCCGCAACCTGAGCTTCGACGTCGCAAAAGGCGAAGTCTTCGTGGTCATGGGATTGTCCGGGTCGGGCAAATCCACCCTGATCCGCTGCCTGACCAGGCTCATCGAGCCGACGTCCGGACAGGTTCTGGTGGACGGCAACGATGTCCTGCAGGCAGGCGTGGCTGAACTTCGGGAGCTCCGCCGGCGGAAAGTGTCGATGGTTTTCCAGCACTTCGGGCTGCTGCCGCACCGCACGGTCCTGGACAACGTCTCGTATGGACTGCAGATACGCGGAACAGCGAAGAACGAACGCCACACCAAGGCCCGGGAGATCATCGAACTTGTTGGCCTGAAGGGCTACGAACAGCACTACCCGGACCAACTGTCCGGCGGTATGCAGCAGCGGGTCGGCTTGGGTCGGGCATTGGCCGGAGACCCCGACACCATCCTCTTCGATGAGCCCTTCTCAGCACTGGACCCGCTCATCCGGCGTGACATGCAGGCAGAAGTCATCCGGCTCCACAAGGAGATGGGCAAGACCATGGTGTTCGTGACCCACGACCTCGCGGAAGCGCTGAAACTCGGAGACCGCATCCTGATCATGCGCAACGGAGAGCCTGTCCAGTGCGGCACCGGTGACGACCTTGTAGGGTCCCCGGCGGACAAGTACATCGAGGACTTCGTCTCGGAAGTCCCCCGCGCCGACGTCTTGACCCTCAAGTGGATCACGCGACCGCTTGCCGACACCACGCCCAGGGATGCAGCAGTGCTCAACTCCAGGATGATCATCCGCGACGCCATCCCGGCCGTAATGCACTCCTCCTGCCCGGTCCTTGTCGAAGAGGGCGGCAGGATCACAGGACAGATCGACCGAGACAGCATTCTTTCGGTGCTGCAACCGGCAGAAGCGGCGGCCTGA
- a CDS encoding IclR family transcriptional regulator has translation MASNRDPESDTDAEGGQSGGVQSVERALTVLEILAREGHAGVSEIAEEMGIHKSTVSRLMGSLVTREMVHQNSERGKYQLGFGILRLASSIPGRLSLVREARPVLESLADEFKETVNLAVLRSNYAVNVDQAMGPSTLATYDWVGSLTPLHATSSGKVLLAALEADERDRILKETGLAARTARTITSRKALDAQLLDVVAKGYAVVREEFEIGLNAVAVPVYNHQGTVIGALSISGPAFRFDPEKIPGLLDGLKEAGLKVSANMGYNRQ, from the coding sequence ATGGCTTCGAATAGAGACCCTGAATCCGATACCGATGCCGAAGGCGGCCAGTCCGGCGGTGTGCAGTCCGTGGAGCGCGCCCTGACAGTACTGGAGATCCTCGCCCGGGAAGGGCACGCCGGCGTGAGCGAAATAGCCGAGGAAATGGGGATCCACAAGTCAACCGTCTCCCGGTTGATGGGTTCGCTGGTGACACGCGAGATGGTGCACCAGAACAGCGAGCGGGGCAAGTACCAACTTGGGTTTGGCATCCTGCGCCTGGCCAGCTCCATTCCCGGACGGCTCAGCCTGGTCCGCGAGGCACGGCCAGTCCTGGAAAGCCTGGCCGACGAATTCAAGGAAACCGTCAACCTCGCGGTCCTGCGCTCGAACTACGCGGTGAATGTGGACCAGGCCATGGGCCCGTCCACCCTGGCCACCTACGACTGGGTGGGGAGCCTGACGCCGCTGCATGCCACGTCCAGCGGCAAAGTCCTCCTGGCTGCCCTGGAGGCGGACGAGCGGGACCGAATCCTAAAGGAGACGGGCCTTGCTGCCCGCACTGCCCGCACGATCACGAGCCGCAAGGCGCTGGACGCCCAGCTGCTCGACGTCGTCGCCAAGGGGTACGCGGTGGTGCGCGAGGAGTTCGAGATCGGCCTGAATGCCGTGGCGGTGCCGGTCTACAACCACCAGGGCACCGTGATTGGCGCCCTTAGCATCTCCGGGCCGGCCTTCCGGTTCGACCCCGAGAAGATTCCAGGCCTGCTGGACGGGTTGAAGGAAGCGGGCCTCAAGGTCAGCGCCAACATGGGCTACAACCGGCAGTAG
- the uraH gene encoding hydroxyisourate hydrolase — protein sequence MSVSHVTTHILDTGAGRPAAGVAVVLLKNDGGTWRELATSSTDADGRAKDLGPEQLEPGHYKLNFATGKYYAGLQTATFFPEVDLVFEVTGPEHYHVPLLLSPFAYSTYRGS from the coding sequence ATGAGCGTTTCCCACGTCACCACCCACATCCTTGACACCGGTGCCGGGCGCCCGGCGGCGGGGGTCGCCGTCGTCCTTTTGAAGAACGACGGCGGCACCTGGCGTGAGCTGGCCACGTCCAGCACGGACGCCGACGGCCGGGCGAAGGACCTGGGGCCCGAGCAGCTGGAACCCGGCCACTACAAGCTGAACTTCGCCACGGGGAAGTACTACGCCGGGCTGCAGACGGCAACGTTCTTCCCTGAAGTGGACCTGGTCTTCGAGGTCACCGGCCCCGAGCACTACCACGTACCCCTGCTCCTGAGCCCGTTCGCGTACTCCACCTACCGCGGCAGCTAG
- the uraD gene encoding 2-oxo-4-hydroxy-4-carboxy-5-ureidoimidazoline decarboxylase — protein sequence MKLAEFNAAENAAAQATLRPCIDVTRWVEAVAGARPFTTRDRLLEFAAQAANPFTPAEVEAAMAHHPRIGERPTAASAEASMSRSEQAGVDPADADAAADLARGNREYEEKFGRVFLIRAAGRTAPEILQALNQRLTNSPEEEDTIVAQQLREIAVLRLEGLISE from the coding sequence ATGAAGCTTGCCGAATTCAACGCCGCAGAGAACGCTGCGGCCCAGGCCACCCTTCGGCCGTGCATCGATGTCACCCGCTGGGTGGAGGCCGTGGCAGGAGCGCGGCCGTTCACCACCCGGGACCGGCTGCTGGAGTTCGCTGCCCAGGCGGCCAATCCTTTTACCCCCGCGGAGGTTGAAGCAGCCATGGCCCACCACCCCAGGATCGGGGAACGCCCGACGGCGGCCAGCGCCGAGGCGTCCATGTCCCGTTCCGAACAGGCCGGGGTGGACCCGGCGGATGCCGATGCTGCGGCCGACCTTGCCAGGGGCAACCGGGAGTACGAGGAAAAGTTCGGCCGGGTCTTCCTGATCCGGGCGGCCGGGCGCACCGCGCCGGAAATCCTGCAGGCCCTGAACCAGCGCCTCACCAATTCCCCCGAAGAAGAAGACACCATCGTGGCCCAGCAGCTGCGCGAGATTGCCGTGCTGCGGCTTGAAGGACTGATCAGCGAATGA
- a CDS encoding ATP-binding protein — protein sequence MTEILASRSFRGPAAEDAIEAVHNDLDSLWLDVPFVNDMDQMTFTTAVIESASNIVQHAQPAGDRDVELGVETTVQPALLQARVSAYHAKPPFGPMEPATPGEDAESGRGLALIEALVTTVTFERQDGTNTWVLSRTSSQD from the coding sequence ATGACTGAGATCCTGGCCTCGCGCAGCTTCCGGGGACCGGCCGCCGAGGACGCCATCGAAGCCGTCCACAACGACCTCGACAGCCTCTGGCTGGACGTTCCGTTCGTCAACGACATGGACCAGATGACGTTCACCACGGCCGTGATCGAGTCTGCGTCCAACATCGTCCAGCATGCCCAGCCGGCCGGTGACCGGGACGTGGAGTTGGGCGTGGAAACCACCGTGCAGCCCGCGTTGTTGCAGGCCCGCGTCAGCGCCTACCACGCCAAGCCTCCCTTCGGCCCGATGGAGCCGGCGACGCCGGGCGAAGACGCGGAATCCGGGCGCGGCCTGGCGCTGATCGAGGCACTGGTTACCACGGTGACGTTCGAACGCCAGGACGGAACGAACACCTGGGTCCTCTCCCGGACGTCCTCCCAGGACTAG
- a CDS encoding STAS domain-containing protein gives MEFSYEVKDSYAEVRADGRLNMVSAPKLREFVTDVIAGGSNRIVVNLENTAFMDSSGLGALIGCLKAARQAGGDLRIAAVQPQVNMVLKLTSMDKVLTAYSTAEEAFSND, from the coding sequence ATGGAGTTCAGTTATGAGGTCAAAGACTCTTACGCGGAGGTCAGAGCGGACGGGCGGCTGAACATGGTCTCCGCGCCCAAGCTGCGCGAGTTCGTCACCGACGTTATCGCCGGCGGCTCAAACCGGATCGTCGTCAACCTGGAAAACACCGCCTTCATGGACTCTTCCGGCCTCGGTGCGCTGATCGGGTGCCTGAAGGCAGCCCGCCAGGCCGGCGGCGACCTCCGGATCGCCGCCGTGCAGCCGCAGGTGAACATGGTCCTGAAGCTGACCAGCATGGACAAGGTCCTCACCGCCTACTCCACGGCCGAAGAGGCGTTTAGCAATGACTGA
- a CDS encoding glycosyltransferase family 2 protein produces the protein MTRSWTRLVVVLTVLTGLNYIAWRWMSSLNWDAWWIALPLVAAETYSLIDVMLFGMTVWKLKIRKDAPEPPYDATVDVFITTYNEDLDMVLTTALAAQKIRHPHSTWILDDGARPELKALCEQHGLGYVTRSEDWTKDLPRHAKAGNLNNALMVTHGEFLLILDADQIPEPDILEKTLGYFNNRRVALVQTPQYFSNVPADDPLGSQAPLFYGPIQQGKDGWNAAFFCGSNAILRREALMQLGLVGYVKETEKSIRRALAASRAAVRQARKSADIESPLVSEVLDEVEAATREAQQEVDAGQPLSEVTYRVRRRVDAAVQTLVQADVAALQADLEEIAAMELAHVGESGVPVVADDAVQRMSARDWSPLGALESVQAVLDALSVERTGEAQPVMPLATISVTEDMATAMRMHAMGWESVYHHEILAYGLAPEDLKTMLTQRLRWAQGTIQVLLRENPLVQKGLKIGQRLMYFATMWTYLSGFAAVIYFAAPIIYLLLGILPVSSLSWDFFIRFIPFMVVNQLLFAVAGRGIPTWRGQQYSLALFPTWIKACTTAARNVWFGRPLGFAVTPKARQSGGPSWSLIRPQIVVSILLAVAAVVGIIRLATGLAEPLGTLVNVVWVVFDLVVMSILVRAVLYKGYEPAAKPEKREES, from the coding sequence ATGACCCGTTCCTGGACCCGCCTGGTCGTGGTCCTCACCGTCCTGACGGGCCTGAACTACATCGCCTGGCGCTGGATGTCCTCCCTGAATTGGGACGCGTGGTGGATCGCCCTCCCCCTGGTGGCCGCCGAAACCTACAGCCTGATCGACGTCATGCTCTTCGGCATGACGGTGTGGAAACTGAAAATCCGCAAGGACGCACCGGAACCGCCCTATGACGCCACCGTGGACGTCTTCATCACCACGTACAACGAGGACCTGGACATGGTCCTCACCACGGCGCTGGCAGCCCAGAAGATCCGCCACCCGCACAGCACCTGGATCCTGGACGACGGCGCCAGGCCCGAACTCAAGGCCCTGTGCGAACAGCACGGACTGGGCTACGTCACCCGCAGCGAGGACTGGACAAAGGACCTCCCCCGCCACGCAAAGGCCGGAAACCTCAACAACGCGCTGATGGTCACCCATGGCGAATTCCTCCTGATCCTGGACGCGGACCAGATCCCCGAACCGGACATCCTGGAAAAGACCCTGGGCTACTTCAACAACCGGCGCGTCGCCCTGGTCCAGACACCCCAGTACTTCAGCAACGTCCCTGCCGACGATCCGCTCGGCAGCCAGGCGCCGCTGTTCTACGGCCCCATCCAGCAGGGCAAGGACGGCTGGAACGCCGCCTTCTTCTGCGGCTCGAATGCCATCCTGCGCCGCGAAGCCTTGATGCAGCTGGGCCTGGTGGGCTACGTCAAGGAAACCGAAAAGAGTATCCGCCGCGCCTTGGCCGCTTCCCGCGCAGCCGTCCGGCAGGCCCGCAAGTCAGCGGACATCGAGTCACCCCTGGTTTCCGAGGTCCTCGACGAGGTTGAGGCTGCCACCCGGGAGGCCCAGCAGGAGGTGGACGCCGGCCAGCCGCTGAGCGAGGTGACCTACCGGGTTCGGCGCCGCGTCGACGCCGCCGTCCAGACCCTGGTCCAGGCCGACGTCGCAGCATTGCAGGCCGACCTCGAAGAGATCGCTGCCATGGAATTGGCGCACGTGGGCGAATCCGGCGTGCCGGTGGTGGCGGACGACGCGGTCCAGCGCATGTCCGCCCGGGACTGGTCCCCGCTCGGCGCCCTGGAGTCCGTCCAGGCCGTGCTGGATGCGCTGAGCGTTGAGCGGACCGGCGAGGCCCAGCCGGTCATGCCGCTGGCCACCATTTCCGTTACGGAGGATATGGCCACGGCCATGCGCATGCACGCGATGGGCTGGGAGAGCGTCTACCACCACGAGATTTTGGCGTATGGCCTGGCACCCGAGGACCTGAAGACCATGCTCACCCAGCGGCTGCGCTGGGCGCAGGGCACCATCCAGGTCCTGCTGCGGGAAAACCCCCTGGTGCAGAAGGGCCTCAAGATCGGCCAGCGCCTGATGTACTTCGCCACCATGTGGACCTACCTGAGCGGTTTCGCAGCGGTCATCTACTTCGCGGCCCCCATCATCTACCTGCTGCTGGGCATCCTGCCGGTCAGCAGCCTGAGCTGGGACTTCTTCATCCGCTTCATCCCGTTCATGGTGGTCAACCAGCTTCTGTTCGCCGTCGCCGGCCGCGGTATCCCCACCTGGCGCGGCCAGCAGTACAGCCTTGCCTTGTTCCCCACCTGGATCAAGGCATGCACGACGGCGGCCCGCAACGTTTGGTTCGGCCGTCCCCTCGGGTTTGCGGTCACCCCCAAGGCGCGCCAAAGCGGCGGACCCAGCTGGAGCCTGATCCGGCCCCAGATCGTGGTGTCCATCCTGCTGGCTGTCGCCGCCGTCGTCGGCATCATCCGCCTGGCCACCGGGCTGGCGGAGCCGCTGGGCACCCTGGTCAACGTCGTCTGGGTGGTCTTTGACCTGGTGGTCATGAGCATCCTGGTCCGCGCCGTGCTCTACAAGGGGTACGAACCGGCTGCAAAACCTGAAAAGAGAGAGGAATCCTGA
- a CDS encoding SpoIIE family protein phosphatase, which produces MVSPSESRRAVVIEDDPDIRGLLVRVLAKQGFDVTHAGAGLPGVEEVRRRKPDLVTLDLNLPDLDGLEVCKLLREFSDAFIVMLTARADELDKLTGLDNGADEYISKPFSPRELQSRINALFRRRPSAAAESAARGELERATEVQQSLLPKEDIRVDGYDVAGIFRPSRNVGGDFYDWYQTPEGLHLTFADAMGKGMGAALIAATVRAVMRSTGQRQDLHAGFASASKAIATDLDSSNSFVTLFHARLDAASGRISYVDAGHGLALHVQPSGPAHRLPTGGPPVGAWPGTQWPHAELELAHGDTLVVVSDGVLDVFESVEDFTDAVQAATQSAGSAQAASSAILALAPAETAEDDVTVVVVRRLPEEDAAA; this is translated from the coding sequence ATGGTCTCTCCCTCCGAATCCCGCCGTGCGGTGGTCATCGAAGATGACCCGGACATCCGCGGCCTGCTGGTCCGTGTCCTGGCGAAGCAGGGCTTCGACGTCACCCACGCCGGCGCGGGTTTGCCGGGGGTGGAGGAAGTCCGCCGCCGCAAGCCCGACCTCGTGACCCTGGACCTGAACCTGCCCGACCTCGACGGGCTGGAAGTGTGCAAGCTCCTGCGGGAGTTCTCGGACGCATTCATCGTGATGCTTACTGCCCGGGCTGATGAACTGGACAAGCTGACCGGCCTGGACAACGGCGCCGATGAGTACATCAGCAAACCGTTCAGCCCGCGGGAACTCCAGTCCCGCATCAACGCACTGTTCCGCCGCCGCCCGTCGGCCGCCGCCGAGTCCGCGGCCCGGGGCGAGCTGGAACGCGCCACCGAGGTGCAGCAGAGCCTGCTGCCCAAGGAGGACATCCGGGTGGACGGCTACGACGTTGCCGGTATCTTCCGTCCCTCCCGCAACGTGGGCGGCGACTTTTACGACTGGTACCAGACTCCGGAGGGTTTGCACCTGACATTCGCCGACGCCATGGGCAAGGGCATGGGCGCGGCGCTGATCGCGGCCACGGTCCGGGCCGTCATGCGCTCCACCGGCCAGCGGCAGGACCTCCACGCCGGGTTCGCCTCCGCCAGCAAGGCGATCGCCACGGACCTGGACTCATCCAATTCATTCGTGACCCTCTTCCACGCCCGGCTCGACGCAGCATCCGGCAGGATCAGCTACGTGGACGCCGGCCACGGCCTGGCGCTGCACGTCCAGCCAAGCGGCCCGGCCCACCGCCTCCCCACCGGCGGACCGCCGGTGGGTGCCTGGCCTGGGACGCAGTGGCCGCACGCGGAACTGGAACTGGCCCACGGGGACACCCTGGTAGTGGTCAGCGACGGTGTCCTGGACGTTTTCGAATCTGTGGAGGACTTCACCGATGCCGTCCAGGCGGCCACCCAATCCGCCGGTTCGGCACAGGCGGCCAGCAGCGCGATACTTGCCCTGGCACCGGCCGAAACCGCGGAGGATGACGTCACGGTGGTGGTCGTCCGCCGCCTGCCCGAAGAGGACGCGGCCGCATGA
- a CDS encoding GNAT family N-acetyltransferase, translating into MAIEVRPATVFEDVRKVVGPKRPDATVCWCLSYRIPSKQNLSLRGEERGELVKELVAEDPPPGVLAYDGGEVVGWAAVHPRADTSFARNRKIPHVDGQDVWSVWCLRVRPGHRGEGISHHLLAGVVDMARSYGAPAIEGYPVDNGGSKVDLTMAYVGTRKLFEDAGFIKAAGTDSVLNGFPRVLMRLDLRQ; encoded by the coding sequence ATGGCCATCGAAGTACGCCCGGCTACTGTATTCGAGGACGTCAGGAAAGTGGTGGGGCCCAAACGGCCGGATGCGACGGTCTGCTGGTGCCTGAGCTACCGGATCCCGTCAAAGCAGAACCTCTCGCTGCGCGGGGAGGAACGTGGCGAACTGGTGAAGGAGTTGGTGGCCGAGGATCCACCGCCCGGTGTTTTGGCGTACGACGGCGGCGAGGTTGTTGGGTGGGCGGCGGTCCACCCCCGTGCGGACACCAGTTTTGCCCGGAACCGGAAGATCCCGCACGTGGACGGGCAGGATGTATGGTCCGTCTGGTGCCTGCGGGTCCGTCCGGGGCACAGGGGCGAGGGTATCTCCCACCACCTCCTGGCAGGGGTCGTTGACATGGCCCGCTCCTACGGGGCGCCGGCAATCGAGGGCTACCCGGTGGATAACGGCGGCAGCAAAGTGGACCTCACCATGGCTTACGTCGGCACCCGGAAACTCTTCGAGGACGCCGGGTTCATCAAGGCCGCCGGGACGGATTCGGTGCTTAACGGTTTCCCCCGCGTGCTGATGCGGCTCGACCTGCGGCAGTGA
- the bcp gene encoding thioredoxin-dependent thiol peroxidase, whose protein sequence is MSPTLTTKLQPGTPAPEFTLRDAQGRETSLADYRGKNVIVYFYPKAATPGCTTEACDFRDSLSSLQGKGYEVVGVSPDAQEALAGFTGDFSLTFPLLSDPDHAVALAYGAWGEKLVNGEIHEGIVRSTVVVDPDGKVTLAQYQVQADGHVARLKEALGV, encoded by the coding sequence ATGAGCCCCACCCTGACCACCAAGCTTCAGCCCGGCACGCCGGCTCCTGAGTTCACCCTCCGGGACGCCCAGGGCCGCGAGACCTCGTTGGCCGATTACCGTGGCAAGAACGTCATCGTGTACTTCTACCCGAAGGCCGCCACCCCCGGCTGCACCACCGAGGCCTGCGACTTCCGCGACAGCCTGTCCTCCCTGCAGGGCAAGGGCTACGAAGTCGTCGGCGTCTCCCCCGACGCCCAGGAGGCCCTGGCCGGCTTCACCGGTGATTTCTCCCTGACCTTCCCGCTGCTCTCGGACCCCGACCATGCCGTCGCCCTGGCCTACGGCGCCTGGGGCGAGAAGCTGGTCAACGGCGAAATCCACGAAGGCATCGTCCGCTCCACTGTTGTGGTGGACCCCGACGGCAAAGTCACCCTGGCCCAGTACCAGGTGCAGGCCGACGGGCACGTCGCCCGCCTGAAGGAAGCACTGGGGGTCTAG
- a CDS encoding winged helix-turn-helix domain-containing protein gives MAVEAHHPRPAAAHQVPARRATAYGLALWVVPAEGTSPEVLRHAARMVLAKALQTAPEAEVHWPAAGAPTSAAEGAADHSSRTPSAAENPGPAQPGADDGTLLPPSAGPVSRVAVDLAADTVLLDGTPVALTGVEYKVLRYLVTHLSRTVGREELQQFLESLAFPGATARSIDVYVGRIRRKLGNARHAVATVRGGGYQFVPGPHATVRGPAEYCI, from the coding sequence ATGGCAGTGGAAGCCCATCATCCCCGGCCGGCGGCCGCGCATCAGGTTCCGGCCAGGCGCGCCACCGCGTACGGGCTTGCCCTGTGGGTGGTTCCGGCCGAAGGCACCAGCCCGGAAGTCCTGCGCCACGCCGCCCGCATGGTCCTTGCCAAAGCACTGCAGACTGCTCCGGAGGCGGAAGTCCATTGGCCTGCCGCCGGAGCCCCCACGTCCGCCGCGGAGGGAGCCGCAGACCACTCCTCCCGCACTCCCTCCGCGGCGGAGAACCCTGGCCCGGCACAACCAGGGGCCGACGACGGCACCCTGCTGCCGCCGTCGGCCGGCCCGGTCAGCCGGGTTGCCGTGGACCTCGCGGCCGATACCGTGCTGCTGGACGGCACTCCGGTGGCCTTGACCGGCGTCGAATACAAGGTGCTGCGCTACCTGGTGACGCATCTGTCACGCACCGTAGGCCGGGAGGAACTGCAACAGTTCCTGGAGTCGCTGGCTTTTCCCGGCGCCACCGCGCGGTCCATCGACGTGTATGTGGGAAGGATCCGCAGGAAACTGGGCAACGCCCGCCATGCCGTGGCCACCGTTCGTGGCGGCGGTTACCAGTTTGTTCCGGGCCCGCACGCAACAGTTCGTGGACCGGCGGAATACTGCATATGA
- the allB gene encoding allantoinase AllB: protein MSEERFDLVIRGRRILTTAGIAPREVGVRNGKIVAIEPLGNGLAGAEVIELADDETLLPGLVDTHVHVNEPGRTEWEGFASATRAAAAGGVTTIIDMPLNSVPPTTTVENLKLKREVAEDQAFIDVGFWGGAIPGNKADLRPLHDEGVFGFKCFLLHSGVDEFPHLDADEMEEDMAELKSFDSLMIVHAEDSHTIDRAPHPGGDHYSTFLASRPRGAENKAIAEVIERARWTGARAHILHLSSSDALPMIASAKRDGVKLTVETCPHYLTLMAEEIPDGATAYKCCPPIREASNRELLWQGLQDGTIDCIVSDHSPSTLDLKDLENGDFAVAWGGVSSLQLGLSLIWTEARQRGIPLEQVVSWMAEKPADLARLGNKGQLALGYDADFAVFAPDEAFVVDVSKLKHKNPITPYDGKALSGVVRKTFLRGTVVDGQTPTGKLIRRGGV from the coding sequence GTGTCTGAAGAACGCTTTGACCTCGTCATCCGGGGCCGGCGCATCCTGACCACCGCCGGCATCGCCCCGCGCGAGGTAGGTGTCCGCAACGGCAAGATCGTGGCCATCGAACCGCTCGGCAACGGCCTGGCCGGAGCCGAAGTCATCGAACTCGCCGACGACGAGACCCTGCTGCCCGGCCTGGTGGACACGCACGTCCACGTCAACGAGCCCGGCCGGACGGAATGGGAAGGGTTCGCCTCCGCCACCCGCGCCGCAGCCGCCGGCGGGGTGACCACCATCATCGACATGCCGTTGAACTCCGTCCCGCCCACCACCACGGTGGAAAACCTCAAGCTCAAGCGCGAGGTGGCAGAGGACCAGGCGTTCATCGACGTCGGATTCTGGGGCGGCGCCATCCCCGGCAACAAGGCCGACCTCCGCCCCCTGCACGACGAGGGCGTCTTCGGGTTCAAGTGCTTCCTGCTGCACTCCGGCGTGGACGAGTTCCCGCACCTGGACGCGGACGAGATGGAAGAGGACATGGCCGAACTGAAGTCCTTCGACTCGCTCATGATCGTCCACGCCGAGGACTCCCACACCATCGACCGCGCACCCCACCCCGGCGGCGACCACTACTCCACGTTCCTGGCCTCCCGCCCCCGGGGCGCCGAGAACAAAGCCATCGCGGAGGTCATCGAACGGGCCCGCTGGACCGGTGCCCGTGCGCACATCCTGCACCTGTCGTCGTCGGACGCGCTGCCCATGATCGCCTCCGCCAAGCGCGACGGCGTGAAGCTCACCGTGGAAACCTGCCCCCACTACCTCACCCTGATGGCGGAGGAAATCCCGGACGGCGCCACCGCGTACAAGTGCTGCCCGCCCATCCGCGAGGCCTCCAACCGTGAGCTGCTCTGGCAGGGCCTGCAGGACGGCACCATCGACTGCATCGTCTCGGACCACTCCCCCTCCACACTCGATCTCAAGGACCTGGAAAACGGCGATTTCGCCGTGGCCTGGGGCGGCGTCTCGTCGCTCCAGCTGGGCCTGTCCCTGATCTGGACCGAAGCCCGGCAGCGCGGCATCCCGCTGGAGCAGGTGGTGTCCTGGATGGCCGAAAAACCCGCCGATTTGGCCCGGCTCGGCAACAAGGGCCAGCTCGCCCTTGGCTACGACGCCGACTTCGCCGTCTTCGCCCCGGACGAGGCCTTCGTGGTGGACGTATCGAAGCTCAAGCACAAGAACCCCATCACGCCCTACGACGGCAAGGCGCTGTCCGGCGTGGTCCGCAAAACCTTCCTCCGCGGCACCGTAGTGGACGGCCAGACCCCCACGGGCAAGCTGATCCGCCGCGGCGGCGTATAA